A region of uncultured Anaeromusa sp. DNA encodes the following proteins:
- a CDS encoding transposase — translation MKSKQFDAEFKKDIVKLYLNGSRSCESLANEIGIHQNTVYKWIRLYNEDPEHAFPGSGNLKPDEDELRKANRRIHELENEIAILKQAAVYFAKNSR, via the coding sequence ATGAAAAGCAAACAGTTTGATGCAGAGTTTAAAAAAGACATTGTAAAGCTATACCTGAATGGAAGCCGGAGTTGTGAAAGTTTAGCTAACGAGATAGGTATTCATCAAAATACAGTTTACAAGTGGATTCGCCTGTACAATGAAGATCCAGAGCATGCCTTTCCGGGATCAGGAAACCTAAAACCAGATGAAGACGAGCTGAGAAAAGCCAATCGCCGCATTCACGAATTGGAAAACGAGATTGCTATTTTAAAGCAGGCAGCGGTGTACTTCGCAAAGAACAGCCGGTAA
- a CDS encoding PfkB family carbohydrate kinase translates to MIEKLIDQLQGKKMLLVGDMVADVYVKGHISRVSREAPVLVLEHRGETIVPGGAANAVHNAAVLGGYVYAVGVCGKDSTGENLKVLLQSKGVVVDGLFLDAKRPTITKTRILAGGQATVRQQVVRIDQESKEPLSKETEEVLLRYIEEILPLMDVAVISDYGSKTISPKLRQRLIALCREQGISCMVDSRYDIQQFTGVELIKQNEAEAAAALGLESLDEIGAAKAAEQIVEMLQAKGILLTQGGDGMTLYMRGQGARHIPVSNRSEVYDVTGAGDTAVVTMMLALAAGSDHYSAAKLANYAAGVVVRKHGTATLTAAELLEAVRQGERQGHEKKEEKK, encoded by the coding sequence ATGATAGAAAAATTAATCGATCAATTGCAGGGCAAAAAGATGTTGCTTGTAGGCGATATGGTAGCAGATGTATATGTAAAAGGGCACATTTCTCGTGTTTCACGGGAAGCGCCGGTGCTGGTTTTGGAACATCGCGGTGAAACGATTGTGCCGGGCGGTGCTGCCAATGCCGTACATAATGCGGCAGTTTTAGGAGGTTATGTTTATGCTGTTGGTGTATGCGGCAAAGATAGCACCGGGGAGAATCTAAAAGTACTGTTGCAAAGTAAAGGGGTTGTTGTTGACGGACTGTTTCTTGATGCGAAGCGTCCTACGATTACAAAAACGCGCATTTTAGCTGGAGGTCAGGCAACAGTGCGGCAGCAAGTAGTGCGGATCGACCAAGAGTCTAAAGAGCCGTTGTCAAAGGAAACAGAAGAAGTCTTGTTGCGATATATCGAAGAAATATTGCCATTGATGGACGTGGCCGTTATTAGTGATTATGGCAGTAAGACTATTTCACCGAAGCTTCGGCAACGGCTGATTGCGTTGTGCCGCGAGCAAGGTATATCATGCATGGTGGATTCTCGCTATGATATTCAGCAATTTACAGGTGTGGAATTAATCAAACAGAATGAAGCGGAAGCGGCTGCTGCATTAGGATTAGAGAGTTTGGACGAAATTGGCGCGGCGAAAGCGGCAGAACAAATTGTGGAGATGCTTCAGGCGAAAGGGATTCTTCTGACCCAGGGCGGAGATGGCATGACGCTATATATGCGCGGCCAAGGTGCAAGGCACATTCCGGTAAGCAATCGCAGCGAGGTCTATGATGTGACCGGCGCTGGTGATACAGCTGTAGTAACGATGATGCTGGCCTTGGCGGCTGGATCCGACCATTACAGTGCGGCAAAGCTGGCTAACTATGCGGCGGGCGTTGTTGTGCGTAAGCATGGAACGGCTACACTGACAGCGGCAGAATTACTAGAAGCAGTGCGACAAGGAGAAAGGCAAGGGCACGAGAAAAAGGAGGAAAAGAAATAA
- the rfaE2 gene encoding D-glycero-beta-D-manno-heptose 1-phosphate adenylyltransferase, whose protein sequence is MKREELVQEVARLQAEGQRVVFTNGCFDILHAGHVRYLNAAKATGDVLVLGLNSDASVRRLKGESRPINSEEDRAEVLAGLAAVDYVVIFDEPTAEPLVELLKPDVYVKGGDYTVERLPEARIVASYGGETVLIPEVPGRSSTNMIKKIRETGN, encoded by the coding sequence ATGAAACGAGAAGAATTGGTTCAGGAAGTGGCGCGACTACAGGCGGAAGGACAGCGCGTGGTGTTTACCAATGGCTGCTTTGACATTCTTCATGCAGGGCATGTGCGCTACCTGAATGCAGCAAAGGCGACTGGGGACGTGCTGGTGCTGGGGTTGAACAGCGATGCATCAGTACGGCGTCTTAAAGGCGAGTCTAGACCAATCAACAGTGAAGAGGATCGAGCGGAAGTGCTGGCTGGTTTGGCGGCTGTCGATTATGTGGTCATTTTTGACGAGCCTACGGCGGAACCGTTGGTAGAACTTCTTAAGCCGGACGTTTATGTAAAGGGCGGCGATTATACAGTTGAACGCCTGCCTGAAGCCCGCATTGTGGCTTCTTATGGTGGAGAAACTGTCCTCATTCCCGAAGTACCCGGTCGTTCATCGACGAATATGATTAAAAAAATACGTGAAACAGGAAACTAA
- a CDS encoding glycosyltransferase family 9 protein, which translates to MNILIVKLSAIGDIVHALPVAKDLKDCFPGCRITWVAEAAGASLLKNHPYIDEVLLFDKPCFKSLGGFVKYAPGFISELKKRRFDLALDLQGLMKSALIARLSGASKRLVYENAREGSHLLAERVVGLNHGCHVVELYRDVVRHLGCEMGVADFGLAQAVTGEAERTAAILRHAGVGENVPYAVLALGANWPNKIWPPRHFAALADRLSRQGIVPAAIGAAGDHKLYEEVMAFTEVPPVDLTGKTNLQQLAAVIQGAVVFIGGDTGPMHMAAALGVKTICLMGPTDANRNGPYGQPQRALEVQHDCAGCWKRVCPKGLDCLDVITQEQVWDKIFEQE; encoded by the coding sequence ATGAATATTTTAATTGTAAAGCTAAGCGCTATTGGCGATATCGTGCATGCGCTGCCGGTAGCGAAGGACTTAAAAGACTGTTTTCCAGGTTGTCGCATAACTTGGGTAGCCGAAGCCGCAGGCGCCTCGCTTTTGAAGAACCATCCTTATATTGACGAAGTGCTGCTTTTTGATAAGCCATGTTTTAAATCTTTGGGCGGGTTTGTTAAATATGCGCCTGGTTTTATTTCGGAACTGAAGAAGCGCCGCTTTGACCTGGCCCTTGATTTGCAAGGACTGATGAAAAGTGCCTTGATTGCCCGGTTGAGTGGAGCATCCAAACGGCTGGTGTACGAAAATGCTCGCGAAGGAAGTCACTTGCTAGCGGAGCGGGTTGTCGGTCTTAACCATGGCTGTCATGTAGTAGAGCTGTACCGGGACGTGGTTCGTCATTTGGGCTGCGAAATGGGAGTGGCTGATTTTGGGCTTGCACAAGCTGTGACGGGCGAAGCAGAAAGAACGGCTGCTATTTTACGTCATGCCGGAGTGGGAGAGAATGTTCCTTATGCTGTGCTGGCCTTGGGAGCTAATTGGCCTAATAAGATCTGGCCGCCGCGTCATTTTGCCGCTTTGGCGGATCGGTTGAGCCGTCAGGGAATTGTGCCGGCGGCGATTGGCGCGGCTGGAGACCATAAACTATATGAAGAAGTGATGGCGTTTACGGAAGTGCCGCCTGTGGACTTGACAGGAAAAACGAACCTGCAACAACTAGCTGCCGTGATACAAGGGGCAGTTGTTTTTATCGGCGGCGATACCGGCCCTATGCACATGGCGGCGGCGTTGGGGGTAAAAACCATCTGCTTAATGGGACCTACGGATGCTAATCGCAACGGCCCTTATGGACAGCCGCAGCGTGCGCTAGAAGTCCAGCACGACTGCGCCGGCTGTTGGAAGCGGGTTTGCCCAAAAGGTCTAGACTGCCTGGATGTAATCACACAGGAGCAAGTCTGGGATAAGATTTTTGAACAGGAGTAG
- the waaF gene encoding lipopolysaccharide heptosyltransferase II, which translates to MIINLAFIGDVLLSTSVARALRQAYPQACIDMMTVPVAAPLAQRNPYIDEVIVYDKKGQHKKWKALWQLLRQVRSRHYDMAACTNFAPRGAMLAFLCGIPRRIGYAAQHGEWFLTDAVSPMRPPLRHETENYLDVLNPLGLQVTDFSLELVLQAQDCVPAAREKEKVEKPIVVLCPAGSYRRKSWTTDGYAELIRELSPQVSWYLIGGKAEAPYLQRIVTKAAVPVKVWSGTHTLPEVAGLMQQAVLVISVDTAALHMAQAVHTPVLGLFGPTDPRVWGPRGDKDRVVWLQNCQPCWGRGECVTRHCLRDLPAETVIQTAREMLQKG; encoded by the coding sequence TTGATCATTAATTTGGCTTTTATCGGCGACGTGCTTTTATCGACATCAGTTGCCAGAGCCTTGCGACAAGCCTATCCCCAGGCTTGCATTGACATGATGACCGTGCCCGTGGCTGCACCGCTGGCGCAGCGCAATCCCTACATCGACGAGGTCATTGTATATGATAAAAAAGGGCAGCACAAGAAGTGGAAAGCGTTGTGGCAATTGCTGCGGCAGGTACGGTCTCGGCACTATGACATGGCTGCTTGCACTAATTTTGCGCCCCGAGGGGCGATGCTTGCCTTTTTGTGCGGTATTCCCCGGCGTATTGGCTATGCAGCACAGCACGGCGAATGGTTTCTGACGGATGCAGTCTCGCCGATGAGACCTCCTTTGCGCCATGAAACGGAAAACTATCTGGACGTGTTGAACCCTTTGGGCTTGCAGGTAACGGATTTTTCGTTGGAACTTGTCTTACAGGCACAAGACTGCGTTCCGGCTGCCAGGGAAAAAGAAAAGGTTGAAAAACCGATAGTTGTCTTATGTCCGGCCGGAAGTTACCGTCGCAAGAGCTGGACTACTGACGGCTATGCTGAATTAATTCGTGAATTATCGCCACAGGTGTCATGGTATCTTATTGGCGGCAAAGCCGAAGCTCCTTATTTACAGCGAATTGTAACCAAGGCGGCAGTGCCGGTTAAGGTTTGGAGCGGAACGCATACGCTGCCGGAGGTGGCGGGACTTATGCAGCAAGCGGTCTTGGTCATCAGCGTCGATACGGCGGCGCTGCATATGGCCCAGGCGGTTCATACGCCGGTGTTAGGCTTATTTGGGCCGACCGATCCGCGCGTATGGGGCCCCCGCGGCGACAAGGACCGCGTGGTATGGCTGCAAAACTGCCAGCCTTGCTGGGGGCGGGGCGAATGCGTTACCCGGCATTGTCTGCGCGACCTGCCTGCGGAAACAGTCATTCAAACTGCCAGAGAAATGCTACAGAAGGGTTAA
- a CDS encoding IS3 family transposase, translating into MHDNRFKYAVLEICRVVEVSRSGYYAWVKAGCPQAHAKDAVLVAAIRQIERENDGNYGVQKVYEELREERNISIGRSKVQRLMHENGIRAQIKSKYKPQTTNSDPTAKAFPNLLNQNFDVTEVNKVWLADITYIKVGGKWSYVAAVLDLARRKIVGWSIGTRPTASLACQALKIALAKEKPTRGLIHHSDQGSQYTSKEYKELLTEHQIIGSMSRKGNPYDNAPMESFFRLLKVEHVKKRSFSSMNQAATSIGSWMDYYNIRRRHSALGGMSPLMYEVRRNQPFNVSA; encoded by the coding sequence ATCCATGATAACCGCTTCAAGTATGCTGTTCTGGAGATATGCCGCGTCGTGGAAGTTTCAAGAAGCGGTTATTATGCTTGGGTAAAAGCTGGGTGCCCTCAAGCGCATGCCAAGGATGCCGTGCTAGTGGCGGCGATTCGCCAAATCGAACGCGAAAATGATGGAAACTACGGTGTTCAAAAAGTGTATGAAGAGCTCCGGGAAGAAAGAAACATTTCTATTGGACGCAGCAAAGTTCAGCGGCTTATGCATGAAAACGGGATTAGAGCACAGATAAAAAGCAAATATAAACCGCAAACAACCAACTCGGATCCTACTGCAAAAGCCTTCCCTAATTTACTGAATCAAAACTTTGACGTTACGGAAGTTAACAAGGTATGGTTAGCCGATATTACGTATATCAAAGTGGGTGGTAAATGGTCGTATGTGGCAGCCGTATTGGACTTGGCTCGACGAAAAATAGTGGGTTGGTCTATTGGCACGCGTCCTACGGCTAGCTTAGCCTGCCAGGCGCTTAAAATAGCGCTGGCGAAGGAAAAACCAACCCGAGGATTGATCCACCACTCAGATCAGGGAAGCCAATATACGTCCAAAGAATATAAGGAACTGCTCACAGAACACCAAATTATTGGTAGTATGAGCCGCAAGGGTAATCCCTACGATAATGCGCCTATGGAATCCTTTTTCCGCTTACTCAAAGTAGAGCACGTTAAGAAACGATCTTTTTCGTCAATGAACCAAGCAGCTACAAGTATTGGGAGTTGGATGGATTACTATAATATACGCAGACGGCATAGCGCATTAGGAGGCATGTCTCCGTTAATGTATGAGGTTCGGAGGAATCAGCCGTTTAACGTGTCCGCGTAA
- a CDS encoding glycosyltransferase family 2 protein produces the protein MQPRLAILILTYNEEKNIGPCMDSAAFADEIIIVDSGSTDQTAAIAAEKGGKVVLHPMTEGFAGQRNFALTQTQAEWVFFLDADERFSPEVAEEVKSIIDKGEAFAYEILRKNIVFWQPVFYGGHAPDWSLRFYPRAAIRWEGIVHEAAKVTLPIKRLQACMFHHTYQDWERYFFKFNQYTTLLAQKMHESGKRSSFKDICLRPAAGFFKFYLLKSGWRDGKMGFILAVFHAFYTMAKYVKLWTLQQRGGI, from the coding sequence ATGCAGCCGCGTTTAGCAATATTAATTCTTACCTATAACGAAGAAAAAAATATAGGCCCCTGCATGGACAGCGCCGCTTTTGCCGACGAAATCATCATTGTAGACTCCGGCAGCACGGACCAGACTGCGGCCATTGCTGCAGAAAAAGGCGGCAAAGTGGTGCTGCATCCCATGACAGAAGGATTTGCGGGGCAGCGAAACTTTGCGCTAACCCAAACGCAAGCGGAATGGGTTTTCTTTTTGGATGCGGATGAGCGGTTCTCGCCGGAAGTGGCGGAAGAAGTGAAGTCCATCATAGATAAGGGCGAAGCCTTCGCCTATGAAATCCTACGCAAGAATATTGTTTTTTGGCAGCCTGTTTTTTACGGCGGACATGCGCCGGATTGGTCACTTCGCTTTTATCCTAGAGCGGCTATTCGCTGGGAAGGAATTGTGCATGAAGCCGCAAAAGTGACTTTGCCTATTAAGCGGCTGCAAGCATGCATGTTTCACCATACCTATCAAGACTGGGAACGATATTTCTTTAAATTCAATCAGTATACGACGTTGTTGGCGCAAAAAATGCATGAATCAGGGAAAAGAAGTTCTTTTAAAGATATATGCCTTCGACCGGCTGCTGGTTTTTTCAAGTTCTATCTTTTGAAAAGCGGCTGGCGTGATGGGAAAATGGGCTTTATTCTGGCAGTGTTTCACGCGTTTTACACCATGGCTAAATATGTGAAACTATGGACGCTGCAGCAGAGGGGAGGAATATAA
- a CDS encoding glycosyltransferase has protein sequence MRIALLETITTPGGHEVDFDRLLDEEWTKQGHEVCWLVPEDVHPVTKSKIVHLPGKSVSYAGKKGFAKLGTSLLREWRRRSWFNSAAKLARNNEVDAIVVPTSTYRYLRALRNSSLLQAGKTIVFVLHGLNPGEAPKFFAELEKLPANAAVQTAVITFGESVLGKVHPRMTPILPPAFEARDIAVCKAPPLVGRPLRLGFFGQYRREKQLERFLDVFLQCNLSQPCELIVQGATMRLEDTEDFKRIQEKYKEYEQLSFIHKGLFGEEWQEAILQVDALLLPYGAPRYRYHWAGMLFTAIGHQRPVLASNEINPEVWHEFELGMTFDAGSNQELKDTLERFINTFAAKKKLYEAELERAAAEYNPVIFAERLVSLCNQAKSL, from the coding sequence ATGCGGATCGCATTATTGGAGACGATCACAACTCCCGGGGGGCATGAGGTCGATTTTGACCGGCTTTTGGACGAAGAATGGACTAAGCAAGGACATGAAGTGTGCTGGCTCGTTCCTGAAGACGTGCATCCTGTAACGAAGTCTAAAATCGTACATTTGCCGGGGAAAAGCGTTTCTTATGCTGGTAAAAAAGGGTTTGCCAAATTGGGGACGTCCCTCTTGCGTGAATGGAGACGGCGGAGTTGGTTCAACAGCGCGGCTAAGCTGGCTAGGAATAATGAAGTAGATGCTATTGTGGTTCCAACATCAACATATCGCTATTTGCGGGCGCTACGGAATTCGTCTCTTTTGCAGGCCGGAAAAACCATCGTATTTGTATTGCATGGCTTAAACCCGGGCGAAGCGCCGAAATTCTTTGCGGAATTAGAAAAATTACCGGCAAACGCGGCGGTGCAAACAGCGGTCATTACCTTTGGAGAGTCGGTATTGGGAAAAGTGCATCCAAGGATGACTCCGATTCTTCCGCCTGCTTTTGAGGCAAGGGATATTGCGGTTTGTAAGGCGCCTCCATTGGTGGGACGACCGCTGCGGCTGGGCTTTTTTGGCCAATATCGCAGAGAAAAGCAGTTAGAGCGCTTTCTAGACGTTTTTTTGCAGTGCAATCTTTCGCAGCCTTGCGAGCTGATCGTGCAAGGAGCTACGATGCGTTTGGAAGATACGGAGGATTTCAAACGCATTCAGGAGAAATACAAAGAGTACGAACAATTATCTTTTATTCATAAAGGATTATTTGGTGAAGAATGGCAGGAAGCCATCCTACAGGTAGATGCGCTTCTGCTCCCGTATGGGGCGCCAAGGTATCGCTATCATTGGGCGGGAATGCTCTTTACAGCCATCGGCCATCAACGCCCTGTTCTGGCCAGCAATGAAATTAATCCGGAAGTATGGCATGAATTTGAATTGGGAATGACGTTTGATGCAGGCAGCAATCAAGAGCTAAAAGATACGCTGGAACGATTTATCAACACCTTTGCGGCGAAAAAAAAATTGTATGAGGCGGAATTAGAGCGAGCCGCAGCGGAGTATAACCCGGTCATATTTGCAGAAAGACTGGTATCATTATGCAACCAAGCAAAATCCTTGTAA
- the waaF gene encoding lipopolysaccharide heptosyltransferase II, whose amino-acid sequence MQPSKILVINLMHIGDLLLVTPILRTLRTQFPQAHIALLADKKLQDVVKNNQNINELITIDKKGQDDGLLPYLRFAWKLRQRRFDWVINLHQNERASFLAAFSGAKTIVGYGTAVLRHCFTKYMLNRKAEKHQIESHFDVLRELLGIAELDDQGLEIWLDAGAKEDAATLWKREVCHDRPVVGLNIGASWPTKRWRHEHFAKLADHLIERDYGVAFFGGPMDEEIVKETIDLMKYGADERVSVFTGKLSLMQLAAVLPFCRVLVTNDSGPMHVAVAMGVPLVTMFGASPVPGFYPYSNTSVLIQSSEPCHPCGSHHCEHHSCMWKISVEQVEKEALRLLEASQEELASDRAKLGPHECRIIR is encoded by the coding sequence ATGCAACCAAGCAAAATCCTTGTAATCAACTTAATGCATATAGGTGACCTTTTGCTTGTCACTCCTATTCTGCGTACGTTGCGCACGCAGTTTCCGCAGGCTCATATTGCACTGTTGGCTGATAAGAAGCTGCAAGACGTAGTGAAGAATAATCAAAATATCAATGAACTCATTACGATCGACAAAAAAGGGCAAGACGATGGTCTACTCCCGTACTTGCGTTTTGCCTGGAAGCTGCGGCAGCGCCGCTTTGACTGGGTAATCAATCTGCATCAGAATGAGCGGGCGTCATTTCTCGCTGCTTTCAGCGGCGCAAAGACTATTGTTGGCTATGGCACGGCGGTGCTGCGGCATTGCTTTACCAAGTACATGCTGAACCGCAAGGCGGAAAAGCACCAAATTGAGTCCCATTTTGACGTGCTGCGCGAACTTTTAGGCATTGCCGAGCTTGATGACCAGGGGCTGGAAATCTGGCTTGACGCAGGAGCTAAAGAAGATGCAGCCACCCTGTGGAAGCGGGAAGTGTGTCATGATCGTCCCGTTGTGGGGCTGAATATTGGCGCCAGCTGGCCGACCAAACGCTGGCGGCATGAGCATTTCGCCAAACTGGCGGATCATCTTATTGAGCGCGACTATGGCGTTGCCTTTTTTGGCGGTCCCATGGATGAAGAGATTGTGAAGGAAACAATCGACTTGATGAAGTACGGGGCGGACGAGCGGGTAAGCGTATTCACCGGCAAGCTGTCCTTGATGCAGCTCGCGGCGGTACTGCCTTTTTGTCGTGTGCTGGTGACGAATGATTCGGGGCCTATGCATGTGGCTGTCGCCATGGGCGTGCCTTTGGTGACCATGTTTGGAGCGTCCCCTGTTCCTGGGTTTTATCCCTATAGCAATACCAGCGTATTGATTCAAAGCAGTGAACCCTGCCATCCATGCGGCAGCCATCATTGTGAGCATCATTCCTGCATGTGGAAGATCTCAGTGGAGCAGGTGGAAAAAGAAGCCTTGCGGCTTCTGGAGGCGTCTCAGGAAGAACTGGCGTCCGATCGGGCAAAACTAGGACCGCATGAATGCCGCATTATACGGTAG
- a CDS encoding diacylglycerol kinase family protein, producing MFREIWVIYNDQAGWHKRKKVEDVIAALAEKQVQMKLCRTAYAGHAELWAAEACRQGVELLVVAGGDGTLNEAINGLYKEPPESWPLLAVYPSGTINLIAEELTVPKDAQRFIDILWQRRIVTAWPGIVNERYFLANVGAGFDGWVVHRVKKSLKRWVSKWAYAWQLLLLLVRIKWRRSYKVTVDGIFIANDASAVVVAKGRYYAGVHHAAYEARLDKKNLYVCVFQKRSIKTIFEYIRWLSQERLPQHPDVRICTAEREVIIQGGGNGDRQMDGDIFSDGVLNVTMADHPIRIIGSAL from the coding sequence ATGTTCCGCGAAATTTGGGTGATCTACAATGATCAAGCTGGCTGGCATAAGCGTAAAAAAGTGGAGGACGTCATTGCTGCGTTGGCAGAAAAGCAGGTGCAGATGAAACTTTGTCGTACTGCCTATGCCGGTCATGCGGAGTTATGGGCGGCGGAGGCTTGCCGCCAAGGCGTAGAGCTATTAGTGGTGGCAGGGGGCGACGGCACCTTGAACGAAGCCATTAACGGCCTTTATAAAGAGCCGCCGGAATCATGGCCGTTGCTAGCTGTGTATCCCTCCGGGACGATTAATCTAATTGCCGAAGAATTGACCGTACCAAAAGATGCGCAGAGGTTCATTGATATTCTTTGGCAACGTCGGATCGTGACGGCTTGGCCCGGGATAGTAAACGAACGTTATTTTTTGGCGAATGTCGGCGCCGGCTTTGACGGCTGGGTGGTGCATCGCGTAAAAAAGAGCTTAAAACGATGGGTTTCTAAATGGGCTTACGCTTGGCAGCTTTTGTTGCTGCTTGTAAGGATCAAGTGGCGACGTTCCTACAAGGTGACTGTTGACGGAATCTTTATTGCAAATGACGCCAGCGCGGTTGTAGTCGCCAAAGGACGTTACTATGCAGGCGTTCATCACGCCGCCTATGAAGCGCGGTTGGATAAAAAGAACCTCTATGTATGTGTATTTCAGAAGAGAAGCATCAAAACGATTTTTGAGTATATCCGCTGGTTGTCGCAGGAGCGTTTGCCGCAACATCCCGACGTACGGATTTGCACTGCTGAGCGAGAGGTAATCATTCAGGGAGGAGGAAATGGTGATCGGCAAATGGACGGAGATATCTTTTCGGATGGAGTACTGAACGTAACAATGGCAGACCATCCAATCCGTATTATAGGCAGTGCTTTATGA
- a CDS encoding zinc dependent phospholipase C family protein, with protein MQRIIAWARWPVWALARLLLLTASPFQLLVDRGPVTHQLMIAEGLRRMGKTPNASFLVAKEKELLAGVAWADTGWKNITHYYHPCKKRGLLLFPSAFLYYKEYLAKAKRLAQRGKWGKAAFYLGAAAHLLQDMCVPHHATGNVFYGHREFETWAAPKAAKLVRQATEVILPTDAEALFQCVVEESAAFFAVVKGENEAGYTQAAKVLLPLAAEATGKLFVAFAASLSETNVDQPLRLAVSK; from the coding sequence ATGCAACGAATTATCGCCTGGGCCCGTTGGCCTGTTTGGGCGCTTGCGCGACTATTATTGCTGACGGCCAGTCCATTTCAGCTATTGGTAGACCGAGGGCCGGTAACACATCAACTAATGATTGCCGAAGGCTTGCGGCGCATGGGTAAGACGCCTAACGCTTCTTTTCTTGTTGCCAAGGAAAAGGAATTGTTGGCAGGTGTTGCTTGGGCAGATACGGGCTGGAAGAATATCACTCATTATTACCACCCTTGCAAGAAGAGGGGGCTTTTGCTGTTCCCTTCCGCTTTTTTGTATTATAAGGAATACTTGGCGAAGGCCAAACGCTTGGCGCAGCGCGGTAAGTGGGGCAAAGCGGCTTTTTATTTGGGCGCGGCGGCTCATTTACTGCAGGATATGTGCGTGCCGCACCATGCGACTGGAAACGTATTTTATGGTCATCGGGAATTTGAAACCTGGGCTGCCCCTAAAGCGGCGAAGCTAGTGCGGCAAGCGACAGAAGTCATCTTGCCTACAGACGCAGAAGCTCTTTTTCAATGCGTTGTGGAAGAATCTGCGGCCTTCTTTGCAGTGGTTAAAGGAGAAAACGAAGCAGGCTATACCCAGGCGGCTAAAGTGCTGCTTCCGTTAGCTGCCGAAGCTACGGGAAAACTTTTTGTCGCCTTCGCTGCGAGCCTAAGCGAAACAAATGTTGACCAGCCGCTGCGTTTGGCAGTCTCAAAATAA
- a CDS encoding glycosyltransferase family 9 protein, with product MKKIFVSKQQGIGDVVLATPVLEAIKKRFPKCELTLMTFPNAVQAVAGLSFIDHVFSYDKKKDSSWTVLKEMHGSDAAIFLDLQYRPPMLAALARVPIRAGLSHKRAFWLTHQQPWSEWMDHTYEPEVNRRILNELLGWGLPSLENARPSIGHPAERERQIAEKLLRDAGVQGAYIISSPRTAFFLKDWELNKWEQLYELILNKWGIPIIVVGNSEVSFATKKLGVVDLTGKTNLSQMIHLISNAKLLINSCSLPVHIAAAAEVPSVVLYGYGDSERWAPRKRCQVVNAGLPCSPCDGYIGSTCLDPLCMKAIQVEDVWRACELIAREVQL from the coding sequence ATGAAGAAAATATTTGTATCTAAGCAGCAAGGGATTGGCGATGTTGTATTAGCGACGCCGGTATTGGAAGCGATAAAAAAGCGCTTTCCGAAGTGTGAGCTAACGTTAATGACGTTTCCTAATGCAGTTCAAGCGGTAGCTGGGCTTTCTTTTATTGATCATGTTTTTTCATATGATAAGAAAAAGGATTCGTCTTGGACAGTGCTTAAAGAAATGCATGGAAGCGATGCGGCTATATTTTTAGATTTGCAATATCGACCACCGATGTTAGCCGCGCTGGCTCGTGTACCTATACGTGCTGGTTTGAGTCATAAACGAGCCTTTTGGCTGACACACCAGCAGCCGTGGTCAGAGTGGATGGACCACACTTATGAGCCCGAAGTAAATCGGCGAATCTTGAACGAATTACTTGGCTGGGGATTGCCTTCTTTAGAAAATGCGAGGCCCAGTATAGGGCATCCTGCGGAGAGGGAGCGGCAAATCGCTGAAAAGCTTTTACGAGATGCAGGGGTTCAGGGAGCATATATTATCAGTTCGCCTAGAACTGCATTTTTTCTTAAAGATTGGGAATTGAATAAATGGGAACAACTTTATGAGTTGATTTTGAACAAGTGGGGGATTCCTATTATTGTTGTTGGAAACAGTGAAGTATCTTTTGCAACAAAAAAGTTAGGCGTAGTTGATTTGACTGGCAAGACGAATTTATCTCAAATGATTCATTTGATTTCTAATGCAAAGCTTTTGATTAATTCGTGCAGTTTGCCAGTGCATATTGCGGCGGCTGCTGAAGTACCGAGTGTTGTTTTATATGGCTATGGTGATTCTGAGCGCTGGGCGCCTAGAAAGCGATGCCAAGTAGTCAATGCTGGCTTGCCTTGTAGTCCTTGCGATGGCTATATAGGAAGTACATGTCTAGATCCGTTGTGTATGAAAGCAATTCAAGTAGAAGATGTTTGGCGAGCTTGTGAATTGATAGCTAGGGAGGTGCAGTTATGA